In Atopobium sp. oral taxon 416, the genomic stretch CGCTCGAGCCCGAAAGGCCCGAGAGCTCGAGGACATCCCCTGCCCTGTCGCTCGCGAAAGTGCCGTCTGCCTCGAGCTGGTAGGTATCGGAGAGAGTCGCGCCATCGTCTGCCGCAGAGGCCTTCAGGGAAAGCGTCGTGTCGGAGGCGTTGCGCCACACGAAGGCAGAGCCGTCGTCGCGTGTACCCACGGTAGCTGCGTGCACGTCGTCGCCATCGCCCATCTCGATGTCAGCGAGGGCGTCGACGGGAGCCACTGCCACGTCCGCCGCCCTCGTGGGGGTTGCGGCGAGAAGGACCTTCGAGTCCAGCTCCGAGAGCTCGGGCGTCGTAACCCCGCGACACGTGGAGCCCCACGCCACGAAGTCGGAGAGCTTGCCGCCGTCCGTCGAGGTGGGATAGGCCACGTTGGGCAGCAGGGCGAAGGCCTCGCCCCTCACGAAGCAATCTGCCACAGATGGGTAGCGCCAGGTGGACATCGAGAAGAGGGCGCGCTCGCGCTGCTCGTCTCCGAGCCACGTCGGCACGTCCACGCCATAGGGGACCGCCAGCGTCTGGACATCATCCCTCACGCGGAAGGTGCCCTGCGAGAAAGGCGAACGGGCATCGACGAGGCTCGGGGAGGCTGGCTGGCCCTGGATCGCGGCCTGGCCTCTCGGGGCGTCGGCAGGCGCACCCTCGGCATGTGCCGGGCACCCAAGGCCAAGCGTGAGGCCGAGCGTGAGGCTGAGCCCCAGCGTCACTATCACGTTTCCGCGCAGGCACACCCTGGAGGACCTGCCTTCCGGGGCGTCCGTCGCATCCTTGTCAGCGCTGCTCAGAATCATTGGTCCCCTCGCCTCCCAGCAGGGTCGTCATCGATTCCGATCCGGATGCGCCGGCAGCCTGCGAGAGAAGCGTCGTATCCGACTCGGAGGGAGCCTTTGACGCCTGGGCGGGCACGGTCTCCGTGGCTCGGGTGCGCGCCTGTCCCTTGGACATCTCGGGCACGTCCTCCAGAAGCGTCGTATCCGACTCGGAGGACGGCTCCTCTGCCTGGGCATCAGTCATTCCGGTGGTGCGCCGGCCAAAGAAGCGTACGTGGAGAGAACCGCTCGGTGCCTCCGCGGAGCCCAGTGCCCCTCCTCTCCAGCTCGGCGTGGCAAGCGCACCGGCGGCGAAACGGCTCACGCCCTCCTCGCGCATCTCCTGGATTGCCGCGCGCGCCGTGGCGCCCGTCAGCTCGCCGCGCACCTCACGGATGTGATGGGTCACGAAGTAGGCGACGGCTGCGATGGCAAGAACCACGGCAACTGCATACCCAACCATCTCAACCATGCCGAAAGCCTGCACGCTCATTGTTGCACCGTCCTTGCGTCCACGAACGCATCATCGATTGCCTGGCTCACGCCATCCGACGTCGAGAGCGCGCTTGCCTTCTCTGCGTCAAGGAGAGGCGTGGTCGGCGAGGTCTCGTCCGCCAGCCTGCGGGCGTCGGAGGCGAGGGCCTCCATGTCCTTCTCGGACACGTCGTCCGCACGGAACTTGCGGGGGTAGGTCGTGAGAGAGTCGAGCGCCAGGTTCGCGGTCTCGAGGCGCATGACGTCGTTGTCGGAGTCTGCCATCGTCGCGACAAGCTTCTGGAGGTTCGCAAAGTAGGGCCCGTAGACGCCCTCGTCGGACCCCTCGTTAATGAGCGGGACTATGTCCTGGTTGAACTCGGCGATACCGGCGTAGACCTCTGCTAGGTCGTGGTTTTTAAAGTCCGGGTCGCTCGCCGCGGCACCCATCCACTCGACGGCGGCGCGGATGCGCGCGGAGCGCCCTTCCACCTGCGTCGTGCGGTCGAGCGACGACGTCTCGGCAGGGTCCACGCCGAAGTCGTACCAGTACAGCTTTCCGATGTCAAAGGCGAGCCCGGCGTAGCCCTCAGAGGAGCGCAGCTGGTCCAGGTTGGGGAGCAGAGCAGACCTCAGCTCCGCCTCCTCGTCGGTTGTGAACGTACCGTCCTCGCGAAAGCGCTCTACAAGCCCCTCGTAGGGATCCGTCTCCTGCGGCTTTATCTGCGCGGCTCGCTCGTAGGCCGCCACGGCCTCGCTGGCGTCTGAGGTCTGCCTGCCGATCTCCATCCAGTGGTCATAGTCGCTGTTCGTCGTGACGACGCGGCCGACGGTTCCCACGATGCCGACGGCAAGGGCCACGCACGCCGCTGCGGCAAGCTCGACGAACGTCCTCCACGTGCATCTCAGCAACGCATGGCGACGCTCATCCTCATCGGAGCGGTGCATGAGCGCGTGGGCCATCTCGGCGCAGTCCGCGTAGCGAGCATCGGGGTCGGGCTGCGTCGCATGCGCAACGACGCGCTCGATGCCCTCGGAGAGTTCGGGGCGAATCTGGCGCACAGCAGGCAGCTCGCCGGCTGAATTCGCTGGATCCTTGCCTGTGAGCAGACAGTACATGGTCGCGCCGAGCGAGTACACGTCGGAACGGGCGTCCGTACCGCGGTTGGGGTCGACCTGCTCGGGAGGCGCGTAGCCACGCGTGCCGAGAAGGTCCTCGTCTACGAGGCCGTTGTCCTCGACGTCCTTGTGGAGCTCTCAGGCAATGCCAAAGTCGATCACGGCGACGCTGCCGTTTGGCTTGAGCATCACGTTCGAGGGCTTCATGTCGCGATAGATGACCGGGGGATTCAGCTGGTGCAAGTACTCGAGGACGTCGCAGAGCTGGATGGCCTAGCTCGCTACCGCGTCCTCGGGCTGCGGTCCCATAGAGAAGACCACGTCGGCGAACGTGCGGCCCTCTACGTAATCCATGATCACGTAGAGCGTGCCCGACTCGTCGACGATGTCTACGATGCGAGGAATCGCGGGGTGATCGAAGCGCTTGATCATGTTCGCTTCGGTGACGATGCCCTTAACGATCAGGTCGCGCATGGCCGGGTCTTCGACGCACTTGATCTCCTTGGCGGCCCACTGCTTGTTGAGCACCTTGTCGAGTGCAAGGTAGACGGTGGACATGCCGCCGCTGCCGATAACCGTGAGCAGCTGATAGCGGCCGCCTATGAGGTGTGCTCCGCAAACCGCCGGTACAGCCTCGACGCGCTGCTCGCCCTCGCCACCAGACGGGGCGTCACCGTGGTCTCCCACTGCATCACCGTGGTCTCCCACTGCATCCTGAACGTCCGTGATCGCATCCTCTCGTCTAGCTCATTCTTCTGGATAGAAAGTATAGTGCAATCGTTCTGAGACTATCAAGGAGTTTTCAGGAGACTGTGAGGATGAGGGCAGCACTTGCACCCTCGCTTGTACCCGCGCTACTCAGACTTTGGTCCCAGGATCCACTCGGGACTTTGACACTTAGCCGACAATCATCGAACTAATTCAAGCCACAAATTTCTGGGTCTACCTGGGATTTGTGGCTTTTCTTATACGTCGGTTTATGGTAGACGTATCTGTGGTATTTGGTGTCAGTTGCATGTGGATTGGGTAAAGATATGAAGGTTTAGCTAACAAGGACCAAGACCAGCGAGACCTTCTATATAGCCAAGACCTACCGGGACAGGAAGACCGGCAGATCCACCTCAAAGATCGTAAGGAGACTCGACACTAGATCCGAGCTTGAGGGGATGCTCCCCTCGGGCACGGACGTGATGGACTGGGCCAGGGAAGAGGCAAGGCGGATGACAGAGCAGGAGCGCGGCCTCACCCGCAAGGCCACGGTGTCCTATGACCCTGCGAGGCAGATAGCTGAGCCCTGTCAATATAATGGACAGGGCTCAGTCTCCTTTACCTCCGTGACCGAGGAGGGAGAGGTCGCCGAGAGGTGCATTCTCTCCGTCGACGACGGGAAGCTCGAAGAGGAGGCCTCCTGGGACGGCTTCTACGGCCTGGCTACCTCGCTCGACGACGAGGATGTCCTGGGCATCGTGAAGCTCGCCGCCGGACGCTGGCAGGTCGAGGAGTGCTTCCGCATCATGAAGGGCGAGTTTAAGGCCCGTCCCGTCTTCCTCGCGCGCAGGGACCGCATCGAGGCCCACTTCCTCACCTGCTTCCTGACGCTTCTCATCTACCGGATCCTCGAGAAGAGGCTGGACGGCAGGTTCAGCTGCCCCGAGATCGTCGACACCTTAAGAGGCATGCAGATGGAGGAGGTTACAGGCGAGGGCTGGCGCCCCCTCTACATGAGGACCGAGGTAACCGATGCGCTCCATGATGCCTTCGGCTTCAGGACCGACTTCGAGATCGTTCCCATGCGGCAGATGAACAAGATCGTCAGGAAGACCCACCGGAAGGGCCCGATTACCACAAAGAAGGAGGCTGGCAAGGATATCAAATAGCTATCTTCGCCAGCCCTTATGTGCAAGCTATGTAGGGTTAAGTGTCAAAGACCGAAGTATAGTGCGATCGTTCTGAGACTATCATGGAGTTTTCAGGAGACTGTGAGGATGAGGGCAGTGCTTGCGCCCTCGCTTGTACCCGCGCGCTACTCAGACTTTGGGCCCAGGATCCACTCGGCAAGCCCCTCGTCATGCTTCGCGCGCTCTCGCCCAGCACGGCCGGTATACGTTGACCTCGACTCCTTTATGCGAGAGGTAATGGTCTGCAGCAGCTCGGGGGTAGCAGCGTCATTGGGTACAAACAGCAGGCCATTCATGTCCTCGTTCCTGAACGCCCAGTTGATGCCAATGGCGTTGTAGATGACGGAGCCATCCTTGCCCTGGTCCTTGAGGAAGCAAACGCCGCCAGGAACCTTCGCTGTCTTGCCGGAGAGGGCAAACCACGGGATGCGGTTCGTAGGGGACGCCGAGCTCTCAACGTAGCCATAGTCCTCGATGCTCACACGGTAGTCGCACTCGAGGGACGAGAGGGGCATGGCCGATGCATTGGTGCATCCATGCTTGGAGAACCAGTTGTACACGACGCCCTTCCTACCAGCGAGCGCCATCTGCGGACGCACCGCAAAGACTATCCCGAACACCATGAGAGCCAGGAACAGCAGCGTCAAACCCAGGTCTTTGAAAAGATAGCCTAGAGAGGCAAGGGGGAGCAGCACGAGCGCACCGACGACGGCGAGGAACACACCTGCGACGCGCTGGAGCTTCCCATTCTGAGCGACAAACAGACTCTTGAACCCATTGCAGTTCATATGAACGGCGTACGTACAATTCGAATTCATTGTGTATTCCCTCTTATCTCTTATCCCTGGTCAGTATCTGTAATTCTGCATTATATAAAATTGCCTTCTTAATCATAACATCCGCAGCTCGCCATTCTCAATGCCAAACGTAATGATGTTGTAAGTTTTCGAGGCTTCTGCAGTTTGTGTGGTCAGAACGCGCCCATCCTAAGCCGCCAGCTTCGTCCAGGGCAGCTCTATCGGGAACCCCGAGCACCTGAGCATCACCATGGCCCTCAGGCTGTCGAAGCTGCGGAAGCCGTAGGCCATCTTGGCCGTGAGCTCGATATTGCTGTCCACGGCCTCGGCCCTAGGGAAACGATGATTAATTCGCCTCGATGAGGTCACTGGGGCCACACGCTGTATGACATCGGTTCAAAATGTCTCGAACCACACAGTGCCCATACCCACATAGATGCCTATCTGTCTTCTGGATATGGTATAGCTACATCCACACATTCCAGCATATCCAAAAGGAAGATATGGGTAGCCTGATGAGCTTTTAAGACCTTAAATCCTAAGGTAAAAGGAGAAAGATCAGGCGAGAGGCACTCCTGGAGCGGATGGATGCAATCGTTGTGTGGGATAGCTGGATTGTTCTGGTAGATACCAGCTACCACTGACAGGCTCTTGTCAGGCATGTGCGCGCTGCAAAGACGATACTTTAGGATGTATCTGTTGCAGGTCATGTTTGGGCTCTTAAGATGAGGGAACTTAAAGATGCTATCCTGGATTGCCACTCCTGGTAGCACTTCTGTGCACGTAGACCTCATGTCTGAGCAGGTACCAGATGCGACGACACTTGCGAAGATGCGCCATAGCCTTAAAGCGAGAGGAGTTCGGCAAGGCTTGTGCTTTACGCCTGGACTTAGAAGCTTGAGAAGGCAGGGATCACGGCGCGGGGCGGCTCTATCGTGGACGCGACCTTCATCTGGGCCCTTAAGCTTAACGAAGAACAAGGACCACGCACGCGACCCTTAAAGCGCACCAGTCCAAGAAAGACTAACTATTAAAAGTCAATCATGAAAAATAGCTGAGTACCTCCAGCATAGTTAGGCTCCCTGAACTGTAAGCGGCTTAAGGCAAGATCGAAGGTATCTTCGGCTGGACCGTCGCGGTGGCTGCGATGCCGAAGAGCAGGACATGGATGAAGCACATCTCGTGCAGCAGCTCCATGCAGCCATCCCTTACATCCCTGTGGCTGTATCTTTGGCTGAGTGAGTCCGCAAGGAGTGCATGTGGGCCTTGGGAAGGCCATGGAAGGCGCCCTCAACGTAGGCCTTGAAGTTGGATATCACCCTGTGGACCATGGGAAGGGATACATCCCCGTCCGCTCTGTCGTACTTTCTTTAGGCGAGCCCGCAAAACGAAGAGAGGCCGGCAGCTTTGCCGCTCCAGCCATCCGCCCTTATCTTCGATGTATGGCAGAGCTGGTCATGCCCCACCTGGCGCCAGCAATCTTTCGAGCACTCCTTCTGCGCAGCGCAGGGGGCAGCAGCCCTGCCTGCCGCTGTAAGCATCGGCTGCTGCTTTGTGCCGCGCCCACTTTTGCCTGGTGCCTTGGCGCCGATATAGAAGTCGTCCACCTCGTGTGTGTCAGCTGCAAGGACGCTGAACGCACTGCGATCTGGCCCAGGCGAGCGTATCCTTAAAAGGACCCGCCCTGCCGTCTTTAAGCTGCAGCCTATCTGCCTTTGCAGGGCGCAGGCGCTGATCCTTGTCTTCTGGGCGGACATGAGCCATATCGCCCACGAACCACTTCCTGAGCTCGAGATGGGTCCCCTCCATCAATAGTCCCTGCGCTCACGCTCACCTGGTGCGAGCACTTCGTGCACTGCCACTTGTGCGCGCGGCCTCAGACCTTCGAGCAGGACGTATTGGCGCACACCGGGCAGACAAAGCCGCCGGAGACCTTCTTCCTCGAGCAGCCTCCCCTCGCACGACTCCTCGTCTGAGAACCTCTCCAAAAGGCCCATCAATGTCTCTTTGCTCTCGCATTCGCGCCTGCTCAGAGCGTCTGCATACCCCTTTACCATCTCTTTCTTTGCCCTCTCGGATACATCAACCTTGCATCCTCATTGTACGGTTTGGAGGCGACAGGAACTCCTGCGGTTATGCTGGAGGTCCTCAGTCATTTCATGAAATTACGATTTTTCGAATAAAACGCGGAGACGTGTTTTAGATAGATCAGTACCTTGAAAACTGCATGACGAACAGAGTCTCAGGAATAGGGCTCTAAGAAAAGGCTATGGGTTGTAAGATTTACGCTGCCTGGTATTCGCTATGGGTCAGCTCCATCCGGTAGATAGTTCTGACTAGCTTCTTTGCCACGTGCGACAGGGCGACATAGAAGTGCTTGTCTTCAGCACGCTTTCTGGCCAGATACAGGCCAAACCGCTCGTCCCACTTGGAGACGTATATAGCGGCGTTGAAGAGGGCGAAGCGGAGGTATTTGGAGCCTCGTTTCTCCATATGGGCATAGGTGGATGTCAACTGCCCGGACTGGTAGGTAGATGGCGACATGCCTGCATAGGCAAGGATCTGGTCCGCATTGTCAAAGCGGTTGAAATCGCCAATCTCGGCCAGGATCATGGCTCCCATCCGGTAGTTGATGCCGGGAATCGTCATGATCGAAGAACTGCTCTTGTCCATAATCTTTCGAATGGAAGCTTCTACTTTTTCGATGTCGGCAGTCAGGGCATCGATCTGACGGATCGTCTGCTTGAGTTCTATGGATCTTACAGACATCTCTGATCCGACAGAGGATCTGGCCGCATCCCGGATCTCGATCGCCTTCTCTTGGCCATACCGGCCACGGGAGGCATCACAGAGCAGGGACTTCAGATGTGTGAGGTTGGCATCAACAACACATGACGCACCGGGCATTTCTTCAAGCAGGCGCTAGACGGTGTTTATGTGAAGCGTTGGGACGAGGCCTTCCAGTTTGGGGAATACGATGTTCACCAGCCTGGTGATGGATGTCTTCAGCTTCGCTCTCCTCTGGATGAGATCAAAGCGGTATCTGGTCAATGACTTCAGCTCTTCGCTGGGGTAAGATGTATCCGTGTAGGGCCTGAGGGTCTTATCAGTCACAAGCATTTCGGCAATGGAGCGGGCATCGACTTTATCCGTTTTCGTCTTTCTAAGGCGCTGACCTTTTCTGTAAAGATTTGTGTGAAGTGGGTTGATTACAAAGGTATGGTAGCCTCGATCAAGAAGCGAGCCCAAGATGTTGTAGGAATAGTAGCCGGTAGCCTCGAGCCCTACTTTTATCTGGGACAGGTCTTTTGAGGCCGTCTCGATTCTTCTGAACAGCTCATCATAGCCTTCACGATTGTTCCGGATGGTAAAGACCGGGAACAGTTCTTCAGCGTCCGGACCAAGAATACAGCAGTCGTGCTTGTCCTTGGCGACATCGATTCCAACGTAGATCATCTTTAAGATCAAAGAAGCGGTTGATTGTTCTGATGCTGTCGTCAGACCACAGGGCTCTCTGCCAATCGTATCCTCGTTCTACATAAACCGTCATGCGGTATCTAACTGATCAACAATGCAGTAAAGAGGCTGTGGCTGGAGCCCCTCTAAAACCGTCGAGCGGTAGGGGAGCAAGACCACTCCACAGCATCTGATGACAATGTAGCCGTTTACCAGGAACAGGTAAAGGAAAGCTACCACTTAATAATACGAGGGGGAGCCTGGCGTATCGGATACAAGGCGCATATCGGCGTGGATGCCGCAGGTGGCCTTGTGCATGGTGTAAAGATCAAGCGCCTAGAATGTATCCGACATATCCCAGGCACATGCACTCGTAAGGGAAGATGATAGGTTTTTCTGCGCATACTTTAGGCTATATAGGTATAGCGAAGCGCCCTTAAGGACGCATAAAGACCCACACCTCTCATCTATGCGCTAAAGCGTTGCTAAGGAAGCCTTCGACCATAGAAGGCCTTGCCTGTGCGCTCTTGACCGAGAAAGGCATCGAGTCCAGGAAGGCATCCGGCCGCTCAAAGGTAGAAGCACCCTTCCTTATCGTGAAGCGGCGCTTCGACCCCTTAAGGAAGCGCTACAGAGGGATAGAGAAGACCTCCTGTATGCTCGAGTCTGCCTCGCCCTTGCAAACCTTACCCATGTGCATCTTTTGCCGGCAGGTTGCACCTCCTGGCTTCCAGCGTCGCTT encodes the following:
- a CDS encoding transposase, with the protein product MTEQERGLTRKATVSYDPARQIAEPCQYNGQGSVSFTSVTEEGEVAERCILSVDDGKLEEEASWDGFYGLATSLDDEDVLGIVKLAAGRWQVEECFRIMKGEFKARPVFLARRDRIEAHFLTCFLTLLIYRILEKRLDGRFSCPEIVDTLRGMQMEEVTGEGWRPLYMRTEVTDALHDAFGFRTDFEIVPMRQMNKIVRKTHRKGPITTKKEAGKDIK
- a CDS encoding transposase codes for the protein MPGASCVVDANLTHLKSLLCDASRGRYGQEKAIEIRDAARSSVGSEMSVRSIELKQTIRQIDALTADIEKVEASIRKIMDKSSSSIMTIPGINYRMGAMILAEIGDFNRFDNADQILAYAGMSPSTYQSGQLTSTYAHMEKRGSKYLRFALFNAAIYVSKWDERFGLYLARKRAEDKHFYVALSHVAKKLVRTIYRMELTHSEYQAA
- a CDS encoding transposase, translating into MIYVGIDVAKDKHDCCILGPDAEELFPVFTIRNNREGYDELFRRIETASKDLSQIKVGLEATGYYSYNILGSLLDRGYHTFVINPLHTNLYRKGQRLRKTKTDKVDARSIAEMLVTDKTLRPYTDTSYPSEELKSLTRYRFDLIQRRAKLKTSITRLVNIVFPKLEGLVPTLHINTV